A stretch of DNA from Vicinamibacteria bacterium:
TGGCCCCCCTGTCTCCTGGCAACCCAGGAACAGGCACGCTGCAATGGCGATCTCGAAGATCTGGTAGCGCATGCTTCTCCTCCGACTGCTGCGACTTGACCGATCACTTAGCAACAACAGCGGTCTCGGGGAACCGGGCACATCCCTAGTTGGCTCGACAAAAGGCCCTAGCACGGAACGCGAGAATAGGCTGTCCCATGGGTAGACAACCACGCGCAACTTGCTATACTCAGGCGCTTTCACGGTACCTTCAATCACGATTCGCGGGAGTCCGTTCCATGACCCAGTACCACGAACCTTTCGAAGAACTTTCGGATCACGACCGAAACCTCCACCGTGCGCTCACGAGCTTCAAAGAAGAGATCGAAGCAATCGATTGGTATCACCAGAGAGTCGTCTGCTGCAAGGACGAGCAGCTTCGGGCGATCTTGGCGCACAATCGGGATGAGGAGATCGAGCACGCTTGCATGGTCCTCGAGTGGCTGCGACGGAACATGCCGGGTTGGAGCGAGCAGTTGCGGACTTACCTGTTCACCGAAGCACCCGTCCTCGAGGTCGAGGAGGCCATGGAGTCGAGATCCGAATCTTCCACCCCCTCGAGGGATCTC
This window harbors:
- a CDS encoding ferritin-like domain-containing protein; translated protein: MTQYHEPFEELSDHDRNLHRALTSFKEEIEAIDWYHQRVVCCKDEQLRAILAHNRDEEIEHACMVLEWLRRNMPGWSEQLRTYLFTEAPVLEVEEAMESRSESSTPSRDLAIGSLKGAE